ATTAAAGAGCAAGAAGAAGCTGAACAATAGAGGTGATAACATGACTTTCGAAGAGAAAATAAGCAAATTATATAATGAGATTGCGAATGAGATTAGCAGTATGATACCGGTAGAGTGGGAAAAAGTATATACAATGGCTTATATAGATGATGGAGGAGGTGAAGTATTCTTTAATTATACTAAACCAGGTAGTGATGACTTGAATTATTACACCGATATACCTAAGGAGTATAACATCTCTGTGCAAGTATTTGATGATTTATGGATGGATTTATATGATTTGTTTGAGGAATTAAGAGATTTATTTAAAGAAGAAGGACTTGAACCATGGACATCATGTGAATTTGACTTTACAAGCGAAGGTAAATTAAAAGTTTCATTTGATTATATAGATTGGATAAATACAGAGTTTGATCAATTAGGCCGTGAAAATTATTATATGTATAAAAAATTTGGGGTTTTACCAGAAATGGAATATGAAATGGAAGAAATTAAAGAAATCGATCAATATATTAAAGAGCAAGATGAAGCTGAAATATAGGGGAGATAACATGACTTTCGAAGAGAAAATAAGCAAATTATATAATGAGATTGCGAATGAGATTAGCAGTATGATACCGGTAGAGTGGGAAAAAGTATATACAATGGCTTATATAGATGATGGAGGAGGTGAAGTATTCTTTAATTATACTAAACCAGGAAGTGAAGATTTGAATTATTATACCGATATACCTAAGGAGTATAATGTTTCTGTGCAAGTATTTGATGATTTATGGATGGATTTATATGATTTGTTTAAGAATTTAAGAAATTTATTTAAAGAAGAAGGACTTGAACCATGGACATCATGTGAATTTGACTTTACAAGAGACGGCAAATTGAATGTTTCATTTGATTATATTGATTGGGCGAATTCAGAGTTTGGACAAATGGGAAGAGAACATTATTACATGTATAAAAAATTTGGAATTTGGCCTGAAAAAGAATATGCCATAAATTGGGTAAAAAAAATAAAAGATTATGTTAAAGAGCAAGATGAAGCTGAACTATAGGGGCGATAATATGACTTTCGAAGAAAAACTAAGTCAAATGTACAATGAAATTGCAAATGAAATCAGTGGAATGATACCAGTTGAATGGGAAAATATATATACAATTGCCTATGTAACTGATCAAGGTGGAGAGGTCATTTTTAATTATACTAAACCAGGTAGCGATGAATTGAATTATTACACATATATCCCTAGAGAGTATAATGTCTCTGAAAAAGTATTTTATGATTTGTGGACGGATTTATATAGATTGTTTAAGAAGTTAAGAGAAACTTTTAAAGAAGAAGGGCTTGAACCATGGACATCAAGTGAATTTGACTTTACAAGCGAAGGTAAATTAAAAGTTTCATTTGATTATATTGATTGGATAAATACAGAGTTTGATCAATTAGGCCGTGAAAACTATTATATGTATAAAAAGTTTGGTGTTTTACCAGAAATGGAATACGAAATGGAAGAAGTTAAAGAAATCGAGCAATATATTAAAGAGCAAGATGAAGCTGAACTATAGGGGCGATAACATGACTTTCGAAGAAAAGCTAAGTCAAATGTACAATGAAATTGCAAATGAAATCAGTGGAATGATACCAGTAGAATGGGAAAAAGTATATACAATTGCCTACGTAGATGATGAAGGTGGAGAGGTTGTTTTTAATTATACTAAACCAGGAAGTGAAGATTTGAATTATTATTCAGATATTCCTAAAGATTGCAATGTCTCAAAAGATATTTTTAAGAATTCATGGTTTAAAGTTTATCGAATGTTTGATGAGTTAAGAGAAACTTTTAAAAAAGAAGATTTAGAACCGTGGACATCATGTGAATTTGACTTTACAAGAAAGGGAAATTTAAAAGTATCATTTGATTATATAGATTGGATTAAATTAGGTTTTGGCCCATCAGGAAAGGAAAACTACTATATGTACAAAAAATTTGGTATTTTACCAGATATGGAATATGAAATGGAAGAAATTCGAGCAGTAGAGAAGTATGTTAAAGAGCAAGAGTAGCAGACATGTTATAAAAGACTGTGCAAAATCACCCTCGTTTTACATTTGATTCAAAGAAGAAGGTAAAAGATAAGATTATTTGCAACTTAAAAAGTCAATTAGCTTATCGGTATCCATACATCATGGATAAATGAGTTCAACTAATTAACAAATCACGATATAAATTTAAAATTGTCATTAATTGAAAAGGTTATTGTAGTGTATTTTATAAAGTTGATGTACATCGACTTATTTTTTAAAACTTATATCAAAAAAATATGAGAAAAGTATATACTATTAAAATGTTTTTTACTATAATTATAAATAGTTAAATATTTGGGAATTAAATAAATATATAGGAGGCAATTTTTAGAGATACATAGCAATGTAAAGGTATCAAATAGTTATTTCATAATTTATTATGATGACATAATTTTCAGTAGATAGTTGTAAATTAACACTGAAATAGATGTTTATATTAAGAAGACTTTAATATCATAATTAATCAAAATCTTGCGTCAAACATTTAAACGAATTTTAAGTTGATAACAATTGGCAAAACATTGTTCAAACATCACAATGATAAAGCATATTATCAGTATTGTAGTGTGTGGAAAATGACAGCCATCTAAGGAGAAAAATGATGAAAAGAATATTGGTAGTATTTTTAATGTTAGCAATTATATTGGCAGGTTGTTCTAATAAAGGTGAAAAGTATCAAAAAGATATTGATAAAGTGTACAAAGAACAGAATCAAATGAATAAAATTGCCTCGAAAGTACAAAACACTATTAAAACAGACATTAAACAAGAAGACAGTAATACACATGTTTATAAAGATGGTAAAGTCATTGTTATTGGTATTCAATTATATAAAGATCGTGAAAAAATGTATTATTTCGCATATGAAATAAAAGATGGTAAGGCAGAGATTAATAGAGAAATAGACCCAATTAAGTATATGAAAGACCATAAAGCAGATTATGAAGATGAAAATGTAGAAGTGGAAAAAGATTAACATAGGCTTTCTTTAAAACTTTTAACCAGTTTCAAAAAGTAAATGAGCTTTAGCGACAATAATTTTTAAAATAAACACGATATAAATTTAAACATTTATATATAAGAACACAAACGCAAGTTTGTAAATAATAATAATAAAGGAGTAAGACAATGGAAAAATCGATCAAAATAATGACAATAATAGGAATTGTTGTTCAGGGTTTAGCAACGGTATTTAGTTTACTATTGATGGTTTTAGCAGCATCAGGTGTAATGACTACAGATGTGTCAACAACAGTTAATGGTGAGGTTGACCCAGTTGATGCAGAAACAGCAGCAGCAATTTTCACTGTATTATTCTTATCCCTATTCATATTTGGAATCATTTCAATTATTTTAGGTGCAATCGGTATGTTTAAAGCATCTAAAAACAAAAAAATGAGTGGTATATTGTTGATTATTGGAGCTGTAATAAGTGGTAACATAATTACATTTGCTTTATGGTTAATCAGTGGTATTAAACTACTTACTAATAACAAGCCTAAAGATGAAATAAGCGACTTATCATAAACATCGTATATTGAAATTTCAAGATTTCTTAAGTAATTAAATAAAGTGCTCTCTTAGAAGTAGATTTTCAGTCAATAACTGCTTTTAAGAGAGCATTTTGTATTTGATAATGCTCATAGCATCGGATAAAAATCATTGACGAACTTTAAAAAAATACGTTAGACAATGCACTTCTAAATATTAAAGGCATCGACTAACGCATTGTTCAAATATAGTTAATTATTTTTATAAAATTGATGATGATCATTCAAGTAAGCATAGAATAAACCTATAATGAGTCCGCCTCCAATATAGTTACCGATAAAAGCCGCAGCGATATTCGAAATAGCTGGTATGAAGTGCAATGTATCAACTTGATAAATTAAACCACCCATAAATAAGCAACTGTTGTAAACGACGTGTTCATAACCCATAAAGGCGAATATGGTAACACCGAACATCATGACAAACATTTTTGCGAGTACATCGTCAATTTGCATGGCAATAACTAATGAAATATTGATAAAGAAATTGGCGAAGATCGCTTTCATTAATATACTTACAAAACCAGTAGACAACGTTTTATGCTCTATAACTGCTGATAACTGATTTAACATATCTGGCGTCATTACATTTGAAAAACGCATGAAACTAAATAAAATAGCAGCACCTAAAATATTTCCTGCAAAGCATAATAAAAATATTTTCAATACTCTAGTTGGTTTAATTACTTTATAATACAGGCCTACAGTAAAGTACATGAAGTTACTGGTTAGTAGTTCGGAGTTTGTAAATAAAATGAGTACTAACGCAAAGCTGAATGTAATGGCACTGGCCATATTCACAATGCCTGGCGGTAAATCTGGTTCGTGTGTTGCTTTAACTGATAATACGAAGACCGTAATAATCCCGATAATAAATCCTGCCATCATCGCGCGTAATAAATAACGTTTTAAATAAACGCTTTGTAATATATCTTTTGTTCTTATCGTTTCGACTACGTTATTTACCCAGTCGTCCCCATAAAAAATCTTATCCCATTTAATATGTTTCTCCTTCACAATGACATCCTCACTTTTCATTTGTTAATCAGAGTATACTATGAATTGCCTTATTTGTGAATAATTTCACAAAATTAATTTTAAAAACTAATATTTTTGAATAACAGCTAGGATTTTTTAACAAATCATTTATTTTAAAATAA
The genomic region above belongs to Staphylococcus aureus and contains:
- a CDS encoding TIGR01741 family protein; this encodes MTFEEKISKLYNEIANEISSMIPVEWEKVYTMAYIDDGGGEVFFNYTKPGSDDLNYYTDIPKEYNISVQVFDDLWMDLYDLFEELRDLFKEEGLEPWTSCEFDFTSEGKLKVSFDYIDWINTEFDQLGRENYYMYKKFGVLPEMEYEMEEIKEIDQYIKEQDEAEI
- a CDS encoding TIGR01741 family protein, giving the protein MTFEEKISKLYNEIANEISSMIPVEWEKVYTMAYIDDGGGEVFFNYTKPGSEDLNYYTDIPKEYNVSVQVFDDLWMDLYDLFKNLRNLFKEEGLEPWTSCEFDFTRDGKLNVSFDYIDWANSEFGQMGREHYYMYKKFGIWPEKEYAINWVKKIKDYVKEQDEAEL
- a CDS encoding TIGR01741 family protein, with protein sequence MTFEEKLSQMYNEIANEISGMIPVEWENIYTIAYVTDQGGEVIFNYTKPGSDELNYYTYIPREYNVSEKVFYDLWTDLYRLFKKLRETFKEEGLEPWTSSEFDFTSEGKLKVSFDYIDWINTEFDQLGRENYYMYKKFGVLPEMEYEMEEVKEIEQYIKEQDEAEL
- a CDS encoding antitoxin YezG family protein, whose translation is MTFEEKLSQMYNEIANEISGMIPVEWEKVYTIAYVDDEGGEVVFNYTKPGSEDLNYYSDIPKDCNVSKDIFKNSWFKVYRMFDELRETFKKEDLEPWTSCEFDFTRKGNLKVSFDYIDWIKLGFGPSGKENYYMYKKFGILPDMEYEMEEIRAVEKYVKEQE
- a CDS encoding DUF4467 domain-containing protein; amino-acid sequence: MKRILVVFLMLAIILAGCSNKGEKYQKDIDKVYKEQNQMNKIASKVQNTIKTDIKQEDSNTHVYKDGKVIVIGIQLYKDREKMYYFAYEIKDGKAEINREIDPIKYMKDHKADYEDENVEVEKD
- a CDS encoding DUF4064 domain-containing protein, which produces MEKSIKIMTIIGIVVQGLATVFSLLLMVLAASGVMTTDVSTTVNGEVDPVDAETAAAIFTVLFLSLFIFGIISIILGAIGMFKASKNKKMSGILLIIGAVISGNIITFALWLISGIKLLTNNKPKDEISDLS
- a CDS encoding formate/nitrite transporter family protein yields the protein MKEKHIKWDKIFYGDDWVNNVVETIRTKDILQSVYLKRYLLRAMMAGFIIGIITVFVLSVKATHEPDLPPGIVNMASAITFSFALVLILFTNSELLTSNFMYFTVGLYYKVIKPTRVLKIFLLCFAGNILGAAILFSFMRFSNVMTPDMLNQLSAVIEHKTLSTGFVSILMKAIFANFFINISLVIAMQIDDVLAKMFVMMFGVTIFAFMGYEHVVYNSCLFMGGLIYQVDTLHFIPAISNIAAAFIGNYIGGGLIIGLFYAYLNDHHQFYKNN